Proteins from a single region of Bacillus carboniphilus:
- the murQ gene encoding N-acetylmuramic acid 6-phosphate etherase produces MDNISKLTTELRNERTMNIDNMSTIDMLRVINEEDQKVALAVNKVLPQVKETVEAVVESLSKGGRLFYVGAGTSGRIGILDAVECPPTYSTPPELVQAVMAGGSGAMEKAAEGAEDQEEQGAKDLEARGLTELDVVIGIAASGRTPFVAGALKYARKLGAKAVSLTSNENSIISQFADIKIEVATGPEVVTGSTRMKAATAHKMILNMISTTSMIKVGKVYENLMVDLHVSNKKLEQRAKNIVSTITGVSVEEAGEALAKTNFEVKPAIVVVKTGVSFEKAKELIEEANGFVRKAIELVDTK; encoded by the coding sequence ATGGATAATATTTCGAAATTGACGACTGAATTAAGAAATGAAAGAACAATGAACATCGATAACATGTCAACCATTGATATGTTAAGAGTAATAAATGAAGAAGACCAAAAAGTAGCACTAGCTGTTAATAAAGTATTACCACAAGTCAAAGAGACTGTTGAAGCAGTGGTGGAATCACTATCAAAGGGCGGTAGATTGTTTTATGTAGGAGCAGGGACTAGCGGGAGAATCGGGATTCTAGATGCCGTGGAATGTCCACCAACATACAGTACACCTCCAGAGTTAGTTCAAGCTGTTATGGCTGGCGGTAGTGGAGCAATGGAAAAGGCTGCTGAAGGTGCTGAGGACCAAGAAGAACAAGGAGCTAAGGACCTTGAGGCACGCGGTCTAACTGAGCTAGATGTCGTAATTGGGATTGCGGCAAGTGGTAGAACACCGTTTGTGGCTGGCGCATTAAAATATGCTAGAAAATTGGGTGCAAAAGCAGTTAGTTTAACAAGCAATGAAAATTCAATTATTAGTCAATTCGCAGACATTAAAATAGAAGTAGCAACTGGCCCAGAGGTTGTAACAGGTTCTACTAGGATGAAGGCTGCTACGGCACACAAAATGATTCTAAACATGATTTCAACAACGTCTATGATTAAAGTCGGAAAAGTCTATGAAAATCTTATGGTTGACCTTCATGTAAGTAATAAAAAATTAGAGCAGCGTGCTAAAAATATTGTGAGCACGATTACTGGGGTTTCTGTTGAAGAAGCAGGAGAGGCTCTTGCTAAAACCAATTTTGAAGTAAAACCTGCCATTGTGGTGGTGAAAACTGGGGTTTCTTTTGAAAAAGCAAAAGAACTAATCGAAGAAGCGAACGGTTTTGTAAGAAAGGCTATTGAGTTGGTTGACACTAAATAA
- a CDS encoding BadF/BadG/BcrA/BcrD ATPase family protein translates to MKYVIGIDGGGTKTKATSFSSPEGEPLFSVQKGRANFTVQYEDSLKQVVECVEACIESAGGVLPEKILVGAAGAHSPEICMAVEADLRKVWACEIVVTSDAQLAHTALLEGSDGLLVISGTGSIVLGRHNGIEWKTGGWGYLLGDEGSGYWIGIQALQHVMRVLERNGGANVNGKAGFDDRLTSVVLKHIGGDSMSDVKNYVYTGTKEDISSLSRLVGDTAEAGCEMSSLILRGAGVELARLVVDRAVLGHEEMLASMKVAVSGSILMKNEIVFEAFRNIVSQNFPDCEIVRSAGDVCRGVLYI, encoded by the coding sequence GTGAAATACGTAATTGGGATTGATGGTGGAGGAACAAAGACAAAAGCAACTAGCTTTTCCTCTCCAGAAGGGGAACCTTTGTTTTCTGTACAAAAAGGACGTGCTAATTTTACCGTTCAGTATGAAGATAGTTTGAAGCAAGTGGTAGAGTGTGTGGAGGCATGCATTGAGTCTGCTGGTGGTGTGCTGCCTGAGAAGATTCTTGTAGGTGCAGCTGGGGCACACTCTCCTGAGATTTGTATGGCGGTTGAAGCGGACCTTCGGAAAGTATGGGCATGTGAAATTGTGGTTACTAGTGATGCACAGCTAGCGCATACCGCTTTATTGGAAGGATCTGATGGCCTTCTAGTAATCTCTGGTACAGGTTCCATTGTTCTTGGTCGACATAACGGAATCGAATGGAAAACAGGTGGCTGGGGTTATTTGTTAGGTGACGAAGGAAGTGGCTACTGGATCGGGATCCAAGCTCTTCAGCACGTGATGAGGGTGTTGGAGAGGAACGGGGGTGCAAATGTTAATGGAAAAGCCGGCTTTGATGATCGATTAACCTCTGTAGTGTTAAAGCATATTGGTGGGGATTCGATGTCAGATGTCAAAAACTATGTCTATACGGGCACAAAAGAGGATATCTCTAGTTTATCGAGGCTAGTTGGGGATACCGCTGAAGCTGGTTGTGAAATGAGTAGTTTAATCTTGCGTGGTGCTGGTGTAGAATTGGCCCGGTTAGTGGTAGACCGAGCTGTGTTGGGTCACGAGGAAATGCTGGCTTCGATGAAGGTTGCAGTATCGGGCAGTATTTTGATGAAAAATGAGATCGTTTTCGAGGCGTTTCGTAACATTGTATCTCAGAATTTTCCAGATTGTGAGATTGTTCGGTCAGCTGGAGATGTTTGTCGTGGGGTTTTGTATATTTAG
- a CDS encoding MurR/RpiR family transcriptional regulator has translation MLKEMLPKLPPSEKKIATYILENPQESISLTANELGKRSNTSSAAVIRLCKSLDLKGVQDLKLRIAGDLHKKKVEGFRDIEPNESPLSIIEKITNNSIQTVRETGELLNTDELSKAVEIFKNARTIHFFGVGASHIIALDAQQKFLRIDKNATAFTDMHLVATLVANAKKDDVIFGISFSGQTKEVAKILELGNQKGAHTISLTKYGSSIVSDQAGVRLYTSTTMEPTFRSGATSSRIAQLHVIDILFMCLASQNYEETVTHLDETREAVGFLRGNVKSKKYVQSGD, from the coding sequence ATGCTGAAGGAAATGCTTCCAAAGCTTCCACCCTCTGAGAAAAAAATTGCAACCTACATATTAGAAAATCCACAAGAATCCATATCCCTTACCGCAAACGAACTAGGAAAACGAAGTAATACAAGTAGTGCAGCAGTAATTCGTTTGTGTAAATCACTAGACCTAAAGGGAGTACAGGATCTCAAGCTTCGAATTGCCGGAGACTTACATAAGAAAAAAGTAGAAGGCTTTCGAGATATTGAACCCAACGAGTCTCCTTTATCCATCATTGAAAAAATCACAAACAATAGTATTCAAACTGTGAGAGAAACAGGTGAGTTGTTAAATACAGACGAGCTTTCCAAAGCAGTGGAGATTTTTAAAAATGCAAGAACGATTCACTTCTTTGGAGTTGGAGCTTCCCATATTATTGCTCTGGACGCTCAGCAGAAGTTTTTAAGAATTGATAAAAATGCCACCGCTTTCACAGACATGCATTTAGTTGCTACGCTTGTCGCGAATGCTAAAAAAGATGATGTGATTTTTGGGATCTCCTTTTCTGGCCAAACAAAGGAGGTTGCCAAAATCCTTGAACTCGGTAACCAAAAAGGGGCGCATACCATAAGTTTGACCAAGTATGGTTCTTCTATTGTCTCTGATCAAGCAGGCGTTAGGCTTTATACTTCCACCACTATGGAACCGACATTTAGAAGTGGAGCGACGTCATCCCGTATCGCTCAATTACACGTGATTGATATTCTTTTCATGTGCTTAGCTTCACAAAACTATGAAGAAACCGTGACACACTTGGATGAAACGAGAGAAGCAGTTGGGTTTCTACGTGGAAATGTTAAATCGAAGAAATACGTTCAGAGTGGAGACTAA
- a CDS encoding MFS transporter, with product MNSIKSYIEVIKVRNVFLLSLMTFFYSLTFYTTVFTLFLLERGLNYFEIFLLESVLSASIFLFEIPSGALADRFGRKKVIVLSMILFAISTYIVAVSHSFLWFVVESILYGIGVAAMSGADSAMIYESLKKKELADHSFSLISSAASLAMIVSLPLGGMMAAVSLELPVYITCISLTVAVLVALFLRETQVSDEDKPVKKSIRHSLGYVFKEHPFLFYFQCIQSVASGFIFSLWYLNQPLFLEYNIELKFFGWIMLAVNLCITLFVLIAPTIRKKIGSLMVFLLTILLPGVSFILIALQPGWIAGLLLFGLAFIIHSINGPIYRTFINERIPDQDRATTLSIISFVGSVVGMVIKPLIGWMADFSLEATFMVMGVVMVVGALVVPMIIGKLRAI from the coding sequence ATGAATTCTATTAAATCATATATCGAAGTAATAAAAGTAAGAAATGTCTTCTTGCTGTCTCTTATGACGTTCTTTTACTCTTTAACGTTCTATACAACCGTCTTTACTTTGTTTTTACTGGAAAGAGGGTTGAATTATTTTGAAATTTTCTTATTAGAGAGTGTGTTATCCGCTTCTATATTTTTGTTCGAAATCCCGTCGGGGGCATTGGCTGACCGATTTGGCAGGAAAAAAGTGATTGTTTTATCTATGATCCTGTTTGCCATTAGCACCTATATCGTTGCAGTAAGTCATAGTTTTCTCTGGTTTGTAGTTGAATCCATCCTGTATGGAATTGGTGTAGCTGCAATGAGTGGTGCTGATTCTGCTATGATTTACGAAAGTCTCAAGAAAAAAGAGTTGGCGGATCACTCTTTTTCCTTAATAAGCTCTGCAGCTTCCTTAGCTATGATTGTAAGTCTACCACTTGGTGGGATGATGGCTGCCGTTTCATTGGAGCTGCCGGTTTATATCACTTGTATCTCACTAACCGTGGCGGTTCTTGTTGCACTGTTTTTGAGGGAAACACAGGTTAGTGATGAAGATAAACCAGTAAAAAAATCAATTCGGCATTCGTTGGGATATGTCTTCAAAGAACATCCCTTCTTATTTTACTTTCAATGTATACAATCTGTGGCATCTGGATTCATTTTCAGTTTATGGTACCTGAACCAACCATTGTTTTTGGAATATAACATTGAGTTAAAATTCTTTGGCTGGATCATGTTAGCTGTCAATTTGTGTATCACCCTTTTCGTGCTGATTGCTCCAACCATTCGAAAGAAAATTGGTTCTCTGATGGTATTTCTTCTAACCATTCTGTTACCAGGAGTTAGCTTTATTCTCATTGCTTTGCAGCCTGGTTGGATCGCGGGGCTATTACTCTTTGGGCTCGCGTTCATCATCCACTCTATTAACGGACCCATTTACCGAACCTTTATCAACGAACGCATCCCAGACCAAGATCGAGCTACTACCCTTTCTATCATTAGTTTTGTGGGAAGTGTCGTAGGTATGGTGATTAAACCTTTGATTGGGTGGATGGCTGATTTTAGTTTGGAGGCTACGTTTATGGTGATGGGGGTTGTGATGGTGGTTGGGGCGTTGGTAGTGCCTATGATAATTGGAAAATTACGTGCTATATAA
- a CDS encoding DUF421 domain-containing protein has translation MNISEMLIRTFVTFFVLYILSRVLGKKLISRMTFFDFVAGVTLGSIAGSLIYSSNISLFVALTGLVCFALLALILDMGTFKFLRFGKIANGEPMVLIQNGMIREKEMAKAHLTMNELLFLLRKKDAFYLDEVDLAIWETDGTLSVLKKVQNQPMTQIHQNAKQRGLTNTLIMDGKIMEENLKIAGKDKSWLLSTIKEHGYHDVSEVSICEIDELDHVYIDKKDNK, from the coding sequence ATGAACATTTCCGAAATGTTGATAAGAACATTTGTCACATTCTTTGTTTTGTATATTTTAAGTAGAGTTTTGGGTAAGAAACTTATTTCGAGGATGACTTTCTTCGATTTTGTTGCAGGAGTAACATTAGGTTCTATTGCAGGATCACTAATATATAGTTCGAATATATCCCTTTTTGTAGCTCTTACAGGTCTCGTTTGTTTTGCTTTATTGGCTTTAATATTGGATATGGGCACGTTCAAATTTTTAAGATTTGGTAAAATTGCCAATGGTGAACCAATGGTCCTTATTCAAAACGGAATGATTCGAGAAAAGGAAATGGCCAAAGCACACCTGACTATGAATGAATTGCTCTTTTTATTAAGAAAAAAGGATGCGTTTTATTTAGACGAAGTAGATCTGGCTATATGGGAAACAGATGGTACTCTTTCTGTGTTGAAAAAAGTTCAAAACCAGCCTATGACTCAAATCCATCAAAATGCAAAACAAAGAGGTTTGACCAACACTTTAATAATGGACGGTAAAATAATGGAAGAAAATCTTAAGATAGCTGGAAAAGATAAAAGTTGGCTTCTTTCGACTATAAAAGAACATGGGTATCATGATGTTTCTGAAGTCTCTATTTGTGAAATAGATGAGCTAGATCACGTGTATATTGATAAAAAAGACAATAAATAA
- a CDS encoding DUF1343 domain-containing protein, translating into MRIGLDVFLSKEFNHFKGKRVGLVTNMTGVNERLVPAIDLFSKHPDINLVALYGPEHGIRGDAKEGEKVDSSIDPYTGVPVFSLYGASKKPSKEMLDTTDVIVFDLQDIGSRYYTFIYTMAYVMEACAEYDKQFVVLDRPNPISGVAVEGNLVEEDVRSFVGLYPIPNRHGMTVGELAQFFNNEFNINCDLTVVSMEGWKRDMYYDDTNLFWVPPSPNTTGIDMSILYPGTCLVEGTNLSEGRGTTKPFEYVGAPYIDGYHLAKAFNEKGIPGVIARPTSFIPTYSKHKDKVCEGVQLHVVNRHSLHSLKAGLTLLEEIAALYPNDFEFLQHTNGKYFFDLLAGTKRLRDIVLEGKTEEFLGDCNNQQEKFNKQKESYLLYK; encoded by the coding sequence GTGCGAATTGGACTTGATGTCTTTTTAAGTAAAGAGTTTAACCACTTTAAAGGGAAACGAGTAGGACTTGTAACTAATATGACTGGTGTCAATGAAAGACTGGTGCCGGCTATTGACTTATTCTCTAAGCATCCTGATATAAATCTAGTTGCCCTGTATGGTCCTGAACATGGTATACGCGGTGATGCCAAAGAAGGAGAAAAAGTTGATTCTTCCATAGATCCATATACAGGGGTACCAGTTTTCAGTTTGTATGGGGCATCTAAAAAGCCTAGCAAAGAAATGTTAGACACAACTGATGTTATTGTGTTTGATTTACAAGACATTGGCAGTAGATATTATACGTTTATCTATACGATGGCATATGTGATGGAGGCTTGTGCTGAGTATGATAAGCAATTTGTTGTCTTAGATAGACCGAATCCAATTTCTGGTGTTGCTGTTGAGGGTAACCTGGTAGAAGAGGATGTTCGCTCGTTTGTTGGACTTTATCCAATTCCAAATCGACATGGAATGACAGTAGGTGAATTGGCTCAGTTTTTTAACAATGAATTCAATATTAATTGTGACTTAACAGTCGTTTCCATGGAGGGATGGAAACGTGATATGTATTATGACGATACGAACCTCTTCTGGGTTCCTCCATCCCCGAATACTACAGGAATAGATATGAGTATTTTATATCCTGGAACTTGTCTTGTTGAAGGGACAAATCTTTCTGAAGGAAGAGGGACTACTAAACCTTTTGAATATGTGGGTGCGCCTTATATAGACGGTTATCATTTAGCTAAGGCATTTAATGAAAAAGGAATTCCGGGAGTAATAGCGAGACCTACTTCCTTTATTCCAACGTATTCTAAACATAAAGATAAGGTTTGTGAAGGTGTCCAGTTGCATGTTGTGAACCGACATTCTTTACACTCTTTAAAGGCAGGTTTAACTTTATTAGAGGAAATTGCTGCCCTCTATCCAAATGATTTTGAATTCTTGCAGCATACGAATGGTAAATATTTCTTCGATTTATTAGCTGGAACAAAACGTTTGAGAGACATAGTCTTGGAAGGGAAGACAGAAGAGTTCCTTGGAGATTGTAACAATCAGCAAGAAAAATTCAATAAGCAAAAAGAAAGTTATTTATTATATAAATAG
- a CDS encoding GNAT family N-acetyltransferase, giving the protein MTTYRFYQSGDEKKIVSLWNECLAKDPITSKRLRNLVLLDANFDPKGLRLAFDGDQLVGCVYAIRRLLPMYGTDLEPENGWIPFFFVHPSYRRTGVGKQLMNDAVDFLKSEGRTNIFFASYAPNYILPGIDEEAYPEAYEFLVSQGFQKLYSPVAMDRNLVGYQVPTDVIELKNKRIEEGYSFGLAQDKDLYEVITFANEKFNPDWGRAIREGVLQGLPMERILVARQGDEVVGFCIYGGYEGVPDRFGPFGVDPDQQGKGLGKILLHECLKNMRSEGLHGAWFLWTGEKSAAGHLYLKTDFTITRKFHVMRKTV; this is encoded by the coding sequence GTGACTACATATCGTTTTTATCAATCAGGTGATGAAAAAAAGATTGTTAGCTTGTGGAATGAATGCCTCGCTAAGGATCCTATTACTTCCAAAAGATTACGCAATTTAGTGCTTTTAGATGCGAATTTTGACCCAAAGGGACTGCGATTAGCTTTCGATGGTGACCAACTAGTAGGTTGTGTTTATGCGATTAGAAGGCTCCTGCCCATGTATGGAACAGACTTAGAACCAGAAAACGGATGGATTCCTTTCTTCTTCGTTCATCCTTCTTACCGCAGAACTGGAGTTGGCAAGCAGCTAATGAATGACGCTGTGGATTTTTTGAAATCAGAGGGAAGAACGAATATATTTTTCGCTTCCTATGCTCCAAACTATATTTTACCTGGCATTGACGAAGAAGCTTACCCAGAGGCATATGAATTTTTAGTTAGCCAAGGGTTCCAAAAGTTGTATTCCCCAGTTGCAATGGATCGAAATCTAGTTGGGTATCAAGTACCTACTGATGTCATAGAATTAAAGAATAAGAGAATAGAAGAAGGATATTCGTTTGGGCTAGCTCAAGATAAGGACCTATACGAAGTTATAACCTTTGCAAATGAAAAGTTTAACCCTGATTGGGGCAGAGCTATTCGTGAAGGTGTTCTTCAAGGTCTTCCAATGGAAAGAATATTAGTAGCTCGACAAGGGGATGAGGTTGTAGGGTTCTGCATTTACGGTGGATACGAGGGTGTACCTGACCGATTTGGTCCATTTGGTGTTGACCCAGACCAACAAGGAAAAGGATTAGGAAAAATTCTCCTCCACGAGTGCTTGAAAAACATGCGTTCTGAAGGTCTACATGGCGCATGGTTCCTTTGGACAGGTGAGAAGAGTGCAGCCGGTCATTTATATTTAAAAACGGACTTCACCATTACCCGTAAGTTTCATGTTATGAGAAAAACGGTATAA
- a CDS encoding PIG-L deacetylase family protein, which translates to MHLVALGAHCGDVELQVGAIAHKYAKAGHKVTFVHLTAGEKGNPPGVSVEEYTKQKIDESEKAAKVLGVETITLDYKDAELEFNDEIVTRVATLMRKLKPNVILTHWENSMHSDHELCPRIVQAAQLKAALPGFDLEGLPPHYFGYFHSENWEDMEGYVPDIFIDVSEEFDTYLEAISQYWFVMNSKSFRYYDYYKALGTVRGAVSRVKYAQTLKYPTGLGVRRGQSIPGFDL; encoded by the coding sequence ATGCATTTAGTTGCACTAGGAGCACACTGCGGAGATGTTGAATTACAAGTAGGAGCAATTGCACATAAATATGCCAAAGCGGGTCATAAAGTAACGTTTGTTCATTTGACAGCAGGAGAAAAGGGAAACCCGCCAGGAGTATCAGTAGAAGAATATACTAAACAAAAAATAGATGAATCTGAAAAAGCAGCTAAGGTTCTCGGTGTTGAGACCATCACTTTAGACTATAAGGATGCAGAACTAGAATTCAACGATGAGATTGTAACACGTGTTGCAACGTTAATGAGAAAGCTGAAGCCAAATGTGATCCTTACCCACTGGGAAAATAGTATGCATTCCGACCATGAACTGTGTCCTAGAATTGTTCAAGCGGCACAATTAAAAGCTGCACTACCTGGTTTTGATCTAGAAGGTCTTCCTCCGCACTATTTTGGATATTTTCATAGCGAGAATTGGGAAGATATGGAGGGATATGTTCCTGATATCTTCATTGATGTATCAGAAGAATTCGATACATACCTAGAGGCCATTTCACAATATTGGTTTGTAATGAATTCAAAATCCTTCCGTTATTATGATTATTACAAAGCACTTGGTACAGTTAGAGGTGCTGTGAGTAGAGTCAAGTATGCACAGACACTGAAATATCCAACTGGATTAGGTGTACGCAGAGGACAGAGTATTCCTGGGTTTGATCTCTAG
- a CDS encoding beta-N-acetylhexosaminidase, producing MKICFKGNLEGIEKGIDIMSEYLDFTIAPEGMEVHISQVEESILHVSLEQNVAHIQFQKKIHFFRGLGLLLENIRTKNQFTITETPQFDTNGVMLDCSRNGVMTTESIEKMVRHMALMGLNLIMLYTEDTYEVEGEPYFGYLRGRYTQEELRKCDEYAELFGIEMVPCIQTLAHLQTFLRWRVTAPIKESADILLVGEEKTYDFIKKIIKAASAPFKSNRIHIGMDEAFLLGRGKYLDLHGLRNRYDIMNEHLHEVMKITRELDLKPMIWSDMYFRISSKSGGYYDPNVEFSKDLIEAIPNDIQFVYWDYYHENEEHYKTFLNKHFQLNSNPVFAGGIWTWNGVTPHYKKTFATTNAALSACKSEGVKEVFATMWGDNGQETNVFSSLLGMQLYAEHGYSKKVDQERLKNRFKFCTGGNYDSFFDLGILDLPHNVDDIQQEFGQPDNPSKYLLWQDIMVGIFDKHVEGKNLSIFYSEAEELYQNHVELNPEWVELFKVNKALAAVLNIKSEIGNQLQTAYKEKNKKELEQIESEILPLLTNKVQELKELHRNQWMSTYKPFGWEVLDIRYGGVLSRIDTARYRLKEFLAGQLERLEELEEERLFVDPNISGSDRLGRMNLYNQIATVNPL from the coding sequence ATGAAAATTTGTTTCAAAGGCAATTTAGAAGGAATAGAAAAGGGAATTGACATCATGAGTGAGTATCTTGACTTTACGATTGCTCCAGAAGGAATGGAGGTTCATATAAGTCAAGTAGAAGAAAGTATACTCCACGTTTCTTTAGAACAAAATGTAGCCCACATTCAATTCCAAAAAAAAATACACTTTTTTCGAGGCTTGGGCCTTTTACTCGAAAACATCCGTACAAAAAATCAATTCACAATTACTGAAACCCCCCAATTTGATACAAACGGTGTAATGTTAGATTGCTCTAGAAATGGTGTCATGACAACTGAGTCTATAGAGAAAATGGTTAGACACATGGCTTTAATGGGATTAAATTTAATTATGCTTTATACAGAGGATACATATGAGGTGGAAGGAGAACCATACTTTGGTTATTTGAGAGGGAGGTATACTCAGGAAGAATTGCGTAAGTGTGATGAGTATGCAGAACTTTTTGGAATAGAAATGGTTCCATGCATTCAAACCCTTGCTCATTTACAGACTTTCCTACGTTGGAGAGTTACAGCCCCTATAAAAGAATCGGCAGACATCTTATTGGTAGGAGAAGAAAAGACATATGATTTTATAAAGAAAATCATTAAAGCTGCATCTGCTCCTTTTAAATCAAATCGAATCCATATTGGTATGGATGAAGCATTTTTACTTGGAAGAGGAAAATATCTAGACTTACATGGTCTAAGAAATCGTTACGATATTATGAATGAGCATTTACATGAAGTCATGAAAATAACACGAGAATTGGATTTAAAACCTATGATTTGGAGTGATATGTACTTTAGAATCTCGTCCAAATCAGGAGGTTACTATGATCCTAATGTTGAGTTTTCAAAGGACTTAATTGAAGCAATTCCGAATGACATTCAGTTTGTTTACTGGGATTATTATCATGAAAATGAAGAACATTACAAAACATTTTTAAACAAGCATTTTCAATTAAATTCGAATCCGGTATTTGCTGGTGGAATCTGGACATGGAATGGAGTAACTCCACATTATAAAAAGACATTTGCTACAACGAATGCAGCACTTTCCGCATGCAAAAGTGAAGGAGTAAAGGAAGTGTTTGCAACCATGTGGGGAGATAACGGTCAGGAAACAAATGTCTTTAGTTCACTTCTTGGTATGCAACTATATGCAGAGCATGGATATTCTAAGAAAGTCGATCAAGAGAGATTAAAAAATAGATTTAAGTTCTGTACTGGTGGAAACTATGATTCTTTCTTTGATTTAGGTATATTAGACCTCCCCCATAACGTAGACGATATTCAACAAGAATTTGGTCAACCTGATAATCCTTCCAAATACCTATTATGGCAGGATATTATGGTAGGAATTTTTGATAAACATGTTGAAGGGAAAAATCTATCGATATTTTATTCAGAGGCAGAAGAGCTATATCAAAACCATGTTGAATTGAATCCTGAGTGGGTAGAGTTATTTAAAGTTAATAAAGCTCTTGCCGCCGTTTTAAATATTAAGAGTGAAATAGGAAATCAGCTACAGACTGCATATAAGGAGAAGAACAAAAAAGAATTAGAACAAATAGAAAGTGAAATCCTCCCATTATTGACTAATAAAGTACAAGAATTAAAAGAACTCCATAGAAATCAATGGATGTCAACGTATAAGCCTTTTGGATGGGAAGTACTAGATATTAGATATGGTGGGGTGCTTTCTAGAATCGATACTGCAAGATACAGGTTGAAAGAATTTTTAGCAGGTCAATTAGAGAGATTAGAGGAATTAGAAGAGGAAAGATTATTCGTTGATCCAAATATAAGTGGGTCTGATCGTTTGGGCAGGATGAATTTATATAATCAAATTGCGACTGTGAATCCATTGTAA
- a CDS encoding nuclease-related domain-containing protein: protein MDIVKPLVVSEKLSILRSLYKRSVLTQQDQLYYYQNLEKGFEGERRFDQLIRKLPMDGLLLSDLNYETNHSNVQIDKILITQDTIDLFEIKNLEGDYYYEEERWLSSTKTEITNPLHQLRRGESLFKRIIPHIDTSFRFNAHLIFVNPEFHLYHSPHEPQIIYPTQLNRYLNTLQMRHSKINNKQRKLANRLRSLCIKAPLKNVPEYSYEKLKKGIICPVCDSFLHSLVGRKLECSHCEHKEDVTSAVMRNVEEFKLLFPNLKITTGVIHEWCNIDASRKTILRILSKHYNRVGNSNGTYYVHH from the coding sequence TTGGATATTGTTAAACCTTTAGTGGTTTCAGAAAAATTAAGCATATTACGTTCTCTTTATAAGCGTTCAGTATTAACCCAGCAAGATCAACTCTATTATTATCAAAATCTTGAAAAAGGATTCGAAGGTGAACGAAGGTTTGATCAACTCATAAGGAAACTCCCTATGGATGGCCTATTACTCAGTGATTTGAATTATGAAACAAATCATTCGAATGTTCAAATCGACAAAATATTAATAACCCAAGATACTATTGATCTTTTTGAAATTAAAAATCTAGAAGGTGATTATTACTATGAAGAAGAAAGATGGCTTTCCAGTACTAAAACAGAAATTACGAACCCCCTACACCAATTGAGACGAGGAGAGTCCTTGTTTAAAAGAATCATTCCACATATAGACACGTCTTTCCGCTTTAATGCACATCTCATTTTTGTTAACCCTGAATTTCATCTTTATCACTCTCCACATGAACCACAAATAATTTACCCTACTCAATTAAACCGTTATTTAAATACCCTTCAAATGAGACATTCCAAAATAAATAATAAGCAAAGAAAATTAGCTAACAGACTCAGATCGTTATGTATAAAAGCACCTCTCAAAAATGTACCAGAGTATAGTTACGAAAAATTAAAGAAAGGTATTATTTGCCCTGTCTGTGATTCATTTTTGCATAGTTTAGTAGGGAGAAAATTAGAATGTTCCCATTGCGAACATAAAGAAGATGTTACATCTGCTGTTATGAGGAATGTTGAAGAATTTAAATTGCTGTTTCCAAATTTAAAAATTACAACTGGGGTTATCCACGAATGGTGTAACATAGATGCCTCTAGGAAAACTATACTAAGAATTCTTTCTAAACATTACAATCGAGTTGGTAACAGTAACGGGACCTATTATGTGCATCATTAG